Proteins encoded in a region of the Paenibacillus pedocola genome:
- the thrB gene encoding homoserine kinase, with the protein MSMYGRSRVKVPASTANLGPGFDTLGMALSLYEWIEMEEAEETVFHFFGDEMNGVAGDKSNLIYQVAQMVFAEAGVSIPELSISVYSEIPLTRGLGSSASAIVGGMAAANAMIGSPLDNAKLFDMACALEKHPDNVGASLFGGIITAVWDGVHADYIRIEPPQELEVLVVIPEFELATTKARGVLPAEITVSDAVYNISRTSLLTAAFATGRLDLISRAMQDRLHQPYRAPLVPGMEKLLAEAPQHGALGIALSGAGPTLLCLVDRKESKKQELELFLKETMLEHGIQAQTCWLPPSGAGVTAELLERNGMQNHSFLDMIKGEVQL; encoded by the coding sequence ATGAGTATGTACGGAAGGTCTAGAGTAAAAGTGCCCGCGAGTACCGCCAATCTGGGTCCCGGCTTTGATACGTTGGGGATGGCCCTGTCACTGTATGAATGGATTGAGATGGAAGAGGCGGAGGAGACGGTATTTCACTTTTTTGGAGATGAAATGAACGGGGTTGCCGGTGACAAAAGCAATCTGATTTATCAGGTGGCCCAAATGGTGTTCGCCGAAGCCGGAGTCTCGATTCCCGAGCTGTCGATTTCAGTGTATTCCGAAATTCCGCTGACACGAGGTCTTGGCAGCAGTGCCTCCGCCATCGTTGGCGGAATGGCAGCAGCGAATGCTATGATTGGTTCACCGCTGGATAATGCGAAACTGTTCGACATGGCCTGCGCACTGGAGAAGCATCCGGACAATGTCGGGGCATCGTTGTTCGGGGGCATTATTACGGCTGTCTGGGACGGTGTACATGCCGATTATATCCGGATCGAGCCGCCGCAGGAGCTTGAGGTGCTGGTAGTTATTCCGGAATTCGAGCTGGCAACGACTAAGGCCCGCGGGGTATTGCCGGCTGAAATTACCGTAAGTGATGCGGTGTATAACATTAGCCGGACCTCGCTTTTAACAGCGGCCTTTGCCACTGGCAGGCTGGATTTAATCAGCCGGGCGATGCAGGACCGCTTGCATCAGCCCTACCGTGCACCGCTTGTACCAGGAATGGAGAAGCTACTGGCTGAAGCTCCACAGCATGGGGCGCTGGGCATTGCGCTTAGCGGAGCGGGACCGACGCTGCTGTGTCTGGTGGACCGGAAAGAGAGTAAGAAGCAGGAACTGGAGCTTTTTCTGAAGGAAACGATGCTTGAGCACGGTATTCAGGCACAGACCTGCTGGCTGCCGCCTTCTGGTGCCGGTGTGACTGCAGAGCTGCTGGAAAGAAACGGGATGCAAAACCATTCATTTTTGGATATGATAAAAGGAGAAGTACAGTTATGA
- a CDS encoding LysM peptidoglycan-binding domain-containing protein, with the protein MKIHIVKQGDTLYALSQKYGVSLQKIIEANPQISNPDVLVLGDKVKIPSAPTPVPDNSELFYKHTVKQGDTLWKLSKAWGITLKEIIDANPQLKNPNALLTGEIVNIPKKSNATPIQPQSTQTNTTLIQPEATSPAAVDKTKVGSKTYTGPKEEVVQEAAPMPAPVPEPVVSKEPEANIAPEVKKAPEVNIAPEVNISPEVVNIAPEVNKAPEVSPVQMVHESQSLYVQISVPAQEAVAYEMPKEKGKTEVQQTYWTANKEMPCDKTAGYPGLNENPYVFDCPQVYPYYEQAMPLIGVNPAQNYIQPDAYMQECMPPYIYPGNMYPVAEAQEPWYPNYTPDYTAGPLTAVSPAVDYPSYGVPQYGGQTMNLPWPSCGCGGEVPMQHYGYEQPVFSGYPVYMPQPGVISPYGVGADTFPNAAANSVAPFETYANSPVSGIPAYPSYPGMENFAHHNRVPEILEPEPIELHTPQAAVNTTEAATKTKNRSNKTGAAKVKTSSLASNKSGKPASKQGGNQNSRSGSVKKSKNPWISN; encoded by the coding sequence GTGAAAATACACATTGTCAAACAAGGCGATACGCTCTATGCATTATCGCAAAAGTACGGAGTATCGCTGCAAAAAATCATTGAGGCCAATCCGCAAATCAGTAATCCTGATGTGCTTGTCTTAGGGGATAAGGTCAAGATCCCTTCCGCTCCGACACCAGTGCCGGATAACAGTGAGCTTTTCTATAAACATACAGTTAAACAAGGAGATACGCTCTGGAAATTGTCCAAGGCTTGGGGAATTACGTTAAAGGAAATTATTGATGCTAATCCGCAGCTTAAAAACCCCAATGCGCTCCTGACAGGTGAAATCGTCAATATTCCTAAAAAGTCTAACGCAACTCCAATACAGCCTCAATCCACTCAAACAAATACTACTCTTATTCAGCCTGAAGCCACATCCCCTGCAGCGGTAGACAAAACGAAGGTCGGCAGTAAAACATACACTGGACCTAAAGAAGAAGTGGTTCAGGAAGCAGCTCCTATGCCTGCACCTGTCCCCGAACCGGTAGTCTCTAAAGAACCTGAAGCGAACATAGCTCCAGAAGTGAAAAAAGCTCCTGAAGTGAACATAGCCCCTGAAGTAAACATATCGCCAGAAGTAGTGAACATAGCTCCTGAAGTAAACAAGGCACCTGAGGTCTCACCTGTCCAGATGGTCCATGAGTCTCAGAGCCTGTATGTACAAATCTCGGTTCCTGCGCAGGAGGCTGTCGCTTACGAGATGCCTAAGGAGAAGGGCAAAACGGAAGTTCAGCAGACGTACTGGACTGCAAATAAGGAAATGCCATGCGATAAAACAGCGGGTTACCCCGGATTAAACGAGAATCCGTATGTTTTTGATTGCCCGCAAGTATATCCTTATTATGAGCAGGCGATGCCGTTGATAGGCGTGAATCCCGCACAGAATTACATTCAGCCGGACGCTTATATGCAGGAGTGCATGCCTCCCTATATTTATCCGGGGAATATGTATCCGGTCGCAGAGGCTCAGGAACCGTGGTATCCGAACTATACCCCTGATTACACTGCTGGCCCATTAACCGCAGTAAGCCCAGCCGTCGACTATCCGTCTTATGGAGTACCCCAATATGGCGGACAGACGATGAATCTGCCATGGCCATCCTGTGGCTGCGGTGGGGAAGTTCCTATGCAGCACTATGGTTATGAACAGCCGGTTTTCAGTGGTTATCCGGTTTATATGCCACAGCCGGGCGTAATCTCTCCTTATGGGGTAGGAGCGGATACCTTTCCCAATGCCGCAGCGAATTCTGTAGCACCGTTTGAAACATATGCAAACTCCCCGGTATCCGGCATTCCTGCCTATCCGTCCTATCCGGGCATGGAGAACTTTGCACATCATAACCGGGTACCGGAAATATTGGAGCCCGAGCCTATTGAGCTTCATACACCTCAAGCAGCAGTTAATACTACGGAAGCTGCAACAAAGACTAAAAACCGTAGCAATAAAACAGGAGCTGCTAAGGTTAAAACATCAAGTCTTGCTAGTAACAAGTCCGGTAAACCTGCTTCCAAACAGGGGGGGAACCAGAACAGCCGGTCGGGGAGCGTTAAGAAAAGCAAGAATCCATGGATTTCGAACTAA
- the rplU gene encoding 50S ribosomal protein L21, which produces MYAIIETGGKQYKVQEGDVLFIEKLVAEDGASVTFDRVLAVSNEGGLTAGTPLVSGASVTAKVEKHGKGQKVVVYKYKPKKNYHKKQGHRQPYTKVTIEKIQA; this is translated from the coding sequence ATGTATGCAATTATCGAAACTGGTGGTAAACAATACAAAGTCCAAGAGGGCGATGTTTTGTTCATTGAGAAGCTGGTGGCTGAAGACGGCGCAAGCGTAACGTTTGACCGTGTATTGGCTGTTTCTAACGAAGGTGGTCTGACTGCAGGAACTCCGCTGGTAAGCGGCGCGTCTGTAACAGCTAAAGTCGAGAAACATGGTAAAGGCCAAAAGGTTGTAGTTTACAAATACAAACCTAAGAAGAACTACCACAAGAAACAAGGCCATCGTCAACCGTACACTAAAGTAACTATCGAGAAGATTCAAGCGTAA
- the ilvE gene encoding branched-chain-amino-acid transaminase produces MAEQWIYLDGQHVTKENAKVSVFDHGFLYGDGIFEGIRIYNGNIFKCKEHLDRLYDSAKSIMLDIPLTYDEMLEAMAETIRLNEMRNGYIRLIVSRGPGNLGLDPRRCPKASVIIIVEQLAIYPEQAYLTGLRAVSVSQRRNIPDALNPKIKSLNYLNNILVKIQSNLAEADEAIMMNAQGYVTEGSGDNIFIVKRGVVYTPPCYLGALEGITRLAIIELCEKLGLPLKEEPFTMHDVYIADEVFFTGTAAEVIAAREIDGRIIGEGHAGPITLQLLEEFRNAVDKDGYKVWG; encoded by the coding sequence ATGGCTGAGCAATGGATCTATCTGGATGGACAACACGTAACAAAGGAAAATGCAAAGGTATCCGTATTTGATCACGGGTTTCTTTATGGAGATGGCATTTTTGAAGGCATCCGTATTTATAACGGCAACATTTTTAAATGCAAAGAGCATCTGGACAGGCTGTATGATTCGGCCAAATCAATCATGCTGGACATTCCGCTGACTTACGATGAAATGCTGGAAGCAATGGCAGAGACGATTCGTCTGAATGAAATGCGCAACGGCTATATCCGTTTAATCGTTTCACGCGGTCCAGGTAACCTGGGACTTGATCCGCGCCGCTGCCCTAAGGCCAGTGTAATCATTATTGTGGAGCAGTTAGCGATTTATCCCGAACAGGCTTACCTGACCGGCTTACGTGCAGTTTCGGTATCCCAGCGCCGCAACATCCCGGATGCACTCAATCCGAAGATCAAGTCGCTTAACTACCTGAACAACATCCTCGTCAAAATCCAGTCCAATCTGGCGGAAGCCGACGAAGCGATTATGATGAACGCCCAAGGTTATGTAACCGAAGGCTCCGGTGATAATATCTTCATCGTCAAAAGAGGAGTAGTGTATACGCCGCCTTGCTACCTGGGAGCGCTGGAAGGCATCACCCGCCTGGCGATTATCGAGCTCTGCGAGAAGCTGGGTCTGCCTTTGAAAGAAGAGCCGTTCACGATGCATGACGTTTATATCGCTGATGAAGTTTTCTTTACCGGAACCGCAGCCGAAGTTATCGCCGCACGCGAAATCGACGGCCGGATTATCGGAGAAGGACATGCAGGCCCGATTACGCTGCAGCTGCTTGAAGAATTCCGCAATGCCGTGGATAAAGACGGCTATAAGGTATGGGGCTAA
- a CDS encoding ribosomal-processing cysteine protease Prp, which translates to MINVRITRASNMGTVIGFEVEGHAGYAKRGEDIVCAGVSAVTVGTVNSIESLTGISMDTSMKNGFLSGTLGSVEDAETSAKVQLLLESMVLMLSDIAESYGKYIKIQQVII; encoded by the coding sequence ATGATTAACGTGCGGATTACACGGGCTTCGAACATGGGTACTGTTATCGGTTTTGAGGTGGAAGGGCATGCAGGTTATGCCAAACGCGGTGAAGATATTGTGTGTGCCGGAGTATCAGCCGTTACGGTGGGTACCGTCAATTCAATTGAGAGTCTGACCGGAATCTCCATGGATACTTCCATGAAGAATGGCTTCTTAAGCGGAACCCTGGGTTCTGTTGAAGATGCTGAAACGTCCGCGAAAGTTCAACTGCTGCTGGAATCCATGGTCTTAATGCTCAGTGATATCGCAGAATCATACGGGAAGTATATTAAGATACAGCAAGTCATCATTTAA
- the obgE gene encoding GTPase ObgE, with the protein MFVDKAKIYVKGGDGGDGLVAFRREKYVPEGGPAGGDGGRGGDVIFRVDEGLRTLMDFRYQRHFKAERGVKGRNKSQHGANAEHMIVRIPPGTVLIDDDTQEVIADMTRHGQQVVVAKGGRGGRGNTRFATANNTAPELAENGEEGQERYIVMELKVMADVGLVGFPSVGKSTLLSVVSAAQPKIGAYHFTTITPNLGVVDVGDGRSFVMADLPGLIEGASEGVGLGHEFLRHVERTRIIIHVVDMSGSEGRDPFEDWVLINDELKQYNASLIDRPQIVAANKMDMPDSEANLISFRERVAELRPDMEIMPISSLTRQGVQELLYRATDILDSIPVAPVVEEVAETSERKVYKLEAEDDNTFTITRDNDAFVVSSPRIEKMLKRMQLSTHDAILKLARTLRHMGVDAELRKRGAVEGTIVRIGEFEFEFVENSSYY; encoded by the coding sequence ATGTTCGTAGATAAAGCTAAGATTTATGTGAAGGGCGGCGACGGCGGCGATGGACTCGTTGCGTTCCGCCGGGAAAAGTATGTGCCGGAAGGCGGTCCTGCCGGTGGAGACGGCGGACGCGGGGGAGACGTTATTTTCCGCGTGGATGAAGGCTTGCGTACCCTGATGGATTTCCGTTATCAGCGGCACTTCAAAGCTGAACGCGGAGTAAAGGGCCGCAACAAAAGCCAGCACGGAGCGAACGCCGAGCATATGATCGTGCGTATTCCTCCGGGAACTGTACTGATTGATGATGATACTCAGGAAGTCATTGCTGATATGACCCGCCACGGCCAGCAGGTGGTGGTGGCGAAGGGCGGACGCGGGGGACGGGGAAATACCCGGTTTGCCACTGCAAACAATACTGCACCGGAGCTTGCAGAGAACGGTGAAGAAGGCCAGGAACGTTATATTGTCATGGAGCTTAAAGTCATGGCAGATGTAGGACTGGTAGGCTTCCCGAGTGTAGGTAAATCTACACTGTTGTCTGTGGTGTCAGCGGCACAGCCGAAGATCGGCGCATATCACTTTACTACGATTACTCCAAATCTGGGTGTAGTTGATGTTGGTGACGGCCGCAGCTTCGTAATGGCGGATCTGCCCGGTCTGATTGAGGGTGCCAGCGAAGGCGTGGGCCTGGGGCATGAATTCCTGCGCCACGTTGAACGCACGCGCATTATTATCCATGTAGTGGATATGTCCGGTTCCGAGGGACGTGATCCTTTTGAAGACTGGGTGCTCATTAATGATGAGCTGAAGCAATACAACGCGAGTCTGATTGACCGTCCGCAGATCGTTGCAGCGAACAAGATGGATATGCCGGATTCGGAAGCGAATCTGATTTCCTTCCGTGAACGGGTAGCGGAACTGCGCCCGGATATGGAGATTATGCCGATCTCTTCCCTAACCCGTCAAGGGGTTCAGGAACTGCTGTACCGTGCAACAGATATTCTCGACAGCATCCCGGTTGCTCCGGTAGTAGAAGAAGTTGCAGAAACTTCGGAACGTAAGGTATACAAGCTGGAAGCCGAAGATGATAATACTTTCACTATTACACGTGACAATGATGCGTTTGTCGTCAGCAGTCCGCGTATTGAGAAGATGCTCAAACGCATGCAGCTAAGCACGCATGATGCGATTCTGAAGCTGGCCCGTACGCTGCGGCATATGGGAGTAGACGCAGAGCTGCGTAAACGCGGGGCTGTGGAAGGCACAATCGTCCGCATAGGGGAATTCGAATTCGAGTTTGTAGAGAATAGCAGCTACTATTAA
- a CDS encoding Spo0B domain-containing protein — protein MKSWKRLIWAVMLSVALPLGLVYWQTSFFTCLLLGLWVAGVLAFSFYYNRRHFEEELRIQEKTLQQAANRTLNHHRHDWMNDLQVLYGYIQLGKRDKSVQCVERIKERIALDSRIAKLGIPSLVFYLQSFRTFRSNLELEVQVEDGLQLEDKLTLDQGDELTSVIMQTVRAYQYSGLTLQGDTRTLRLGFTQDGGDILISFESKGDHGNPELLQGQIYNIVQGKIMKAEQWKPSEAYVELRVPLGM, from the coding sequence ATGAAATCCTGGAAAAGGTTGATCTGGGCAGTCATGTTATCCGTAGCGCTTCCTTTAGGTCTCGTGTATTGGCAAACCTCCTTTTTCACATGCCTGCTGCTCGGATTATGGGTAGCTGGGGTGCTTGCTTTCAGCTTTTATTACAACCGGCGTCATTTTGAAGAGGAACTGCGCATACAGGAGAAAACTCTGCAACAGGCGGCAAACCGGACACTGAATCATCATCGTCATGACTGGATGAATGATCTGCAGGTACTTTACGGATATATCCAGCTGGGGAAGCGTGATAAATCCGTACAATGTGTGGAAAGAATAAAGGAACGCATAGCACTGGATAGCCGGATCGCTAAGCTTGGCATTCCATCGCTGGTGTTCTATCTGCAGTCCTTCCGCACCTTCCGGAGTAATCTGGAGCTGGAAGTGCAGGTAGAGGACGGATTGCAGCTGGAGGACAAGCTGACTCTTGATCAGGGGGATGAACTGACTTCTGTGATAATGCAGACGGTAAGGGCTTACCAATACAGCGGACTTACGCTACAGGGCGATACACGGACACTCCGCCTCGGCTTTACACAGGATGGAGGAGACATTCTCATCTCTTTCGAAAGCAAGGGAGATCATGGTAATCCCGAGCTGCTGCAGGGGCAAATTTATAATATAGTACAAGGCAAAATCATGAAGGCGGAGCAGTGGAAGCCAAGTGAGGCTTACGTAGAACTGCGAGTACCGCTGGGAATGTAA
- a CDS encoding Rne/Rng family ribonuclease, which yields MKQMIVHCTQHVTRMALLENGRLVEYAAERDQQQGLVGSYYKGRVMNVLPGMQAAFVDIGQKKNAFLYVDDVLHPHLDKQPEVKPSIDTLLQPGQEIIVQVRKEPRGGKGARVTTHYTLPGRWMVYMPFAEYVGVSKKISRESERNRLKVIGERLRRREEGLIMRTVSEDEQADAVEGDLSFLRAQWEMILRRAEEATAPALLHSDLSIVQRFIRDAYNPQLDELMIDSAKAVREAEAFLTEMAPEGYKPVGFYRGQEPIFTAYGVQEQLLRSFSRKIILEGGATLIWDETEALTVIDVNTAQYTGGATLEETVTRTNLLAAEEIGRLIRLRDTGGIIIVDFIDMELEEHRRQVVERLGRVISSDRTKTHILGWTHLGLLEMTRKKARHDSASFAPVICQCCGGTGKVGAWLE from the coding sequence ATGAAACAAATGATCGTTCACTGCACGCAGCATGTTACCCGGATGGCTCTTCTGGAGAACGGGCGTCTGGTGGAATATGCGGCCGAGCGCGATCAGCAGCAAGGGCTGGTCGGCAGTTATTACAAAGGCCGGGTTATGAATGTTCTGCCAGGCATGCAGGCCGCTTTTGTCGATATCGGACAGAAGAAAAACGCCTTTTTATATGTTGATGATGTATTGCATCCACACTTGGACAAGCAGCCGGAGGTGAAGCCCTCCATTGATACACTGCTGCAGCCCGGCCAAGAGATCATCGTTCAGGTCCGCAAAGAGCCCCGCGGCGGCAAAGGAGCCAGGGTCACCACCCACTACACATTGCCTGGACGCTGGATGGTGTACATGCCTTTTGCCGAATACGTCGGGGTGTCCAAAAAAATCAGCCGTGAATCGGAACGGAACCGGCTTAAAGTCATCGGCGAAAGACTGCGGCGGCGCGAGGAAGGGCTGATCATGCGGACGGTTTCGGAGGATGAACAGGCGGATGCGGTGGAAGGCGATCTTTCCTTTTTGCGGGCACAGTGGGAAATGATTCTCCGCCGGGCAGAAGAGGCGACAGCTCCGGCACTTCTGCATTCCGATCTTAGTATTGTTCAGCGCTTTATCCGTGATGCCTACAATCCGCAGCTTGATGAGCTGATGATTGACTCGGCCAAGGCCGTGCGGGAAGCGGAGGCTTTTCTGACGGAGATGGCCCCTGAGGGGTACAAGCCTGTAGGATTTTACCGCGGGCAGGAGCCGATCTTTACTGCGTACGGCGTGCAGGAGCAGCTGCTCCGGAGCTTCAGCCGCAAAATTATCCTTGAGGGCGGAGCAACACTGATCTGGGACGAAACCGAGGCGTTAACCGTCATTGATGTCAATACGGCTCAATATACCGGCGGAGCGACACTCGAAGAGACAGTAACACGTACGAATCTGTTAGCTGCAGAGGAGATCGGCCGGCTGATCCGTCTGCGTGATACCGGAGGCATTATTATTGTCGATTTTATTGATATGGAACTGGAAGAACATCGCAGGCAAGTGGTGGAAAGGCTGGGGCGCGTGATTAGCAGCGACCGTACCAAAACGCATATTCTGGGCTGGACCCATCTTGGACTGCTGGAGATGACGCGTAAAAAGGCAAGGCATGACTCGGCAAGCTTCGCCCCCGTGATCTGCCAATGCTGCGGGGGCACGGGTAAGGTCGGGGCCTGGCTGGAGTGA
- the pheA gene encoding prephenate dehydratase, with product MKSIAVLPQGTVSHEALLHLFGDEPVRIVHHKLISDVFLSTAGGSTDYSVIPIENTIEGSVSLHIDWLINEVNLPMQAEWIYPSVQNLISNPGELMDSSGHKDYSKVVKILSHPVAMAQCLQFVREHAPQAELESVGSTSEAVEIVKNNPGKGWAAIGTALGASTHDLEIVDRKITDHHNNYTRFVLVGPHKLTLPQKSAGDKTSILVTLPEDFPGALHQVLSAFAWRRLNLSRIESRPTKKKLGTYYFYIDVLEPIESVLLPAAIEEIKALGCQVRILGSYPTYTYEEEKAEVQ from the coding sequence ATGAAGTCAATAGCGGTATTGCCGCAGGGCACCGTATCCCACGAAGCGCTGCTGCATTTGTTTGGTGATGAGCCTGTCCGAATCGTGCATCACAAGCTGATTTCCGACGTTTTTCTCTCTACGGCAGGCGGTTCTACCGATTACAGTGTAATTCCGATTGAGAATACGATCGAGGGATCGGTCAGTTTGCATATTGACTGGCTCATTAATGAAGTGAATCTGCCTATGCAGGCGGAGTGGATTTATCCGTCGGTTCAGAATTTGATCAGTAATCCCGGGGAACTTATGGATAGCAGCGGGCATAAGGACTACAGCAAAGTAGTGAAGATTCTCTCTCACCCTGTCGCTATGGCACAATGCCTGCAGTTCGTCCGTGAGCATGCCCCGCAGGCCGAGCTGGAATCGGTCGGAAGCACCTCAGAAGCTGTGGAAATTGTGAAGAACAATCCCGGTAAAGGCTGGGCTGCCATTGGTACGGCGCTTGGGGCGTCTACACACGATCTTGAGATCGTTGACCGCAAGATTACCGATCACCATAACAATTACACGCGTTTCGTGCTGGTGGGACCGCACAAGCTGACCCTTCCGCAGAAGAGCGCCGGTGATAAGACAAGTATTCTTGTAACCCTGCCGGAGGATTTTCCGGGAGCTCTGCATCAGGTGCTGTCCGCATTTGCCTGGCGGCGTCTGAATTTATCACGTATTGAATCACGGCCAACGAAGAAGAAATTGGGTACTTATTATTTCTACATTGATGTGCTGGAACCGATAGAATCTGTCCTGCTACCTGCGGCGATTGAAGAGATCAAGGCTTTGGGCTGTCAGGTACGGATTCTGGGCTCGTATCCCACATACACCTATGAGGAAGAGAAAGCGGAGGTGCAGTAA
- a CDS encoding ACT domain-containing protein has translation MKERYYLVREDILPDAVLKTMQVKQLLEAGDAKTVHEGVEQVGLSRSAFYKYKDGIHLIHQLERERIVTISLDLEHESGMLSKVLGCVAVHGANVLTINQSIPLQGRANVVISVEISHLNEELGDMLEGLKEISGVKRAVIIGQG, from the coding sequence GTGAAAGAACGCTATTATTTGGTCCGGGAGGACATTTTGCCTGATGCCGTGCTGAAGACCATGCAGGTCAAACAGCTGCTTGAAGCGGGTGACGCCAAGACGGTACATGAAGGTGTAGAACAGGTTGGACTTAGCCGTAGTGCTTTTTATAAATACAAAGATGGTATTCATCTGATCCATCAGCTCGAGCGTGAGCGTATTGTTACGATTTCGCTTGATCTGGAGCATGAATCCGGTATGCTGTCCAAAGTGCTGGGCTGTGTCGCTGTGCATGGGGCTAACGTGTTGACGATTAACCAGAGTATTCCGCTGCAGGGACGGGCCAATGTCGTGATCTCTGTGGAAATTTCACATTTGAATGAAGAGCTGGGCGACATGCTGGAAGGACTCAAGGAAATCTCCGGTGTGAAGCGGGCCGTAATCATCGGCCAAGGTTAA
- a CDS encoding homoserine dehydrogenase, whose protein sequence is MKPVKVGLLGLGTVGAGVVRIVEGNQEDLSSQVGSPIIIERIAVKNADKPRDIEVDSAKITTDPWELIRDPEIDVIVEVMGGIAGTKEYILEALELGKHIVTANKDLMALHGSEILAKAQEKQCDVFYEASVAGGIPIIRTLIEGFSSDKIMKIMGIVNGTTNYILSKMSQEGASYNDVLKEAQELGYAESDPTSDVEGLDAARKMAILGTLGFRTNVELNDVSVSGISGVSKEDIAFAKRLGYDMKLLGIAEREDEEFSISVQPTMIRTSHPLASVNGVFNAVYVYGQAVGETMFYGAGAGAMPTATSIVADLVAVIKNLKLGVNGLKQIVPYKQKKLKSDEAIFYKNFLLLHVDDKAGVLAKITQVFAEYDVSLDSVVQQANPNNPDAEIIIVTHNASKASMNKVMRHLEELAVIHRIKSHYRVEG, encoded by the coding sequence ATGAAGCCGGTTAAAGTTGGACTATTGGGGCTGGGAACAGTCGGTGCGGGCGTGGTCCGTATCGTTGAAGGGAATCAGGAGGATCTGAGCAGTCAAGTGGGCTCACCGATTATTATTGAACGTATTGCTGTTAAGAATGCCGATAAGCCGCGTGATATCGAAGTCGATTCCGCCAAAATCACTACAGATCCCTGGGAGCTCATCCGCGACCCTGAAATTGATGTAATCGTCGAAGTGATGGGCGGCATCGCCGGAACGAAGGAATATATTCTTGAGGCGCTGGAGCTGGGCAAACATATTGTAACCGCTAATAAAGACCTGATGGCACTCCATGGATCGGAAATTTTGGCTAAGGCTCAGGAGAAGCAGTGTGATGTATTTTATGAGGCCAGTGTAGCCGGCGGGATTCCGATAATCCGTACATTGATCGAAGGCTTTTCCTCCGACAAGATTATGAAGATCATGGGGATAGTTAACGGTACAACCAATTACATATTGAGTAAAATGAGCCAGGAAGGCGCCTCCTACAATGATGTACTCAAAGAAGCGCAGGAACTGGGCTATGCGGAATCGGATCCTACTTCGGATGTGGAAGGCCTGGATGCTGCACGCAAAATGGCTATTCTGGGTACGCTCGGCTTCCGCACAAATGTGGAGCTGAATGATGTCAGTGTCAGCGGGATTTCCGGTGTGAGCAAGGAAGATATCGCTTTTGCCAAACGGCTTGGTTACGATATGAAGCTGCTGGGAATCGCAGAACGTGAGGATGAAGAGTTCAGCATCAGCGTCCAGCCGACGATGATCCGTACCAGTCACCCGCTTGCTTCTGTAAATGGCGTATTTAATGCAGTTTATGTATACGGGCAGGCTGTTGGAGAAACTATGTTCTACGGCGCAGGTGCAGGGGCCATGCCTACGGCAACTTCTATTGTCGCTGATCTGGTGGCTGTGATTAAGAACCTGAAGCTTGGTGTAAATGGCCTGAAGCAGATAGTGCCTTACAAACAGAAGAAACTTAAGAGCGATGAAGCTATTTTTTATAAGAACTTTCTGCTGCTGCATGTGGATGATAAAGCGGGGGTACTGGCGAAGATTACCCAGGTGTTTGCAGAGTATGATGTCAGTCTTGATTCCGTAGTTCAGCAAGCCAATCCGAATAATCCTGACGCGGAAATTATTATTGTAACGCATAATGCCAGCAAGGCGAGTATGAATAAAGTAATGCGGCATCTCGAGGAGCTTGCGGTCATCCATCGGATTAAGAGCCACTATCGCGTAGAGGGATAA
- the rpmA gene encoding 50S ribosomal protein L27 yields MLKLDLQLFASKKGVGSTKNGRDSHSKRLGVKRADGQAVTGGNILVRQRGTKIHPGTNVGIGKDDTLFALVDGVVKFERWGRDRKKVSVYPVDVAPVAAAVEA; encoded by the coding sequence ATGTTGAAATTGGATCTTCAATTATTCGCATCGAAAAAGGGTGTAGGTTCCACAAAGAACGGACGTGATTCCCACTCCAAGCGTCTTGGCGTGAAACGTGCTGACGGTCAAGCAGTTACCGGCGGTAACATTCTGGTTCGTCAACGCGGAACAAAAATTCACCCGGGCACTAACGTAGGCATCGGTAAAGATGATACGCTGTTCGCACTGGTTGATGGCGTAGTGAAGTTCGAACGTTGGGGACGCGATCGCAAAAAAGTGAGCGTGTACCCGGTTGATGTCGCTCCGGTAGCAGCGGCAGTGGAAGCGTAA